The window CGGGCGGCGAGATCGGCGTCGATGCCCTTGATCTGCGTCAGATCATCCGGCTCGCCCTTCTGCTTCTTGAAGCCCTTCCAGGCGGCGTTAAGGCGGCGGGCGCGAGCATCCGAACGCTCGGCGATGCGCGCCGACTTACCGCGGCGGCCACGCAGATAGTAGAGCTTGGCGCGGCGAACCTTGCCGCGACGGATGACCTCGATCTCGGCGATGTAGGGAGAGTAGACCGGGAAGACGCGCTCGACGCCCTCGCCGTAGGAGATCTTGCGGACCGTGAAGTTCTCGTTGATGCCGGCGCCGGAGCGGCCGATCACGACGCCCTCGTAGGCCTGGGTGCGGACGTTGTCGCCCTCGATCACCTTCACCATGACCTTGACGGTGTCGCCGGGGCCGAACTCGGGCACGCCGCGCTTCGCCGTGACGGCGCTCATCTGCTCGCGCTCGATCTCTTGGATAACGTTCATGGAGCACCTAAACCGTAGAAATAGGCCATCGAGGCACGGCGACAGGCCGGCACCCCTAAACGGCAAGCCTTGGGGAATTTGCCCGGGTCATAGCCCAAACATACTGGCTTGTCGATATGGTCCTTGCGGCGACAGAAATTTCAGCACCCACCGATTGCGGAGGACACATGCCGTACGCGCGCCCGGCCCTGTTTCTGGCCATCTTAACTGCGGCCATCGGTCTTGGCGAACTCGTCTACTTCAGCGCCGGATACCTGCCCCGCCAGTGGCTGCCGATCATCCTCTGGGCGGCCGTGCCGGCGCTGCTCTTCTATTGGCTGGCCAGCCGCTTCGTGCGCTCGGTCGCTGCCGCGCGGATCGTTTGCACGGCTCTGGGGCTGGCCCTGGCGATCGGCGCCTACGGCGCATGGGACGTCACGTTAGGGCCGGGGAGAAACGAGAGCCTCAGCGGCCTGATCTTGCTCGGCGTGCCGGTCTATCAGAATGCGCTGTTTCTGGCCGGGCTACTCATTGCCTGGATCGTCGAGCGGCGCTTCAAGTCGGCCGCCGTCTAGGCAGCCGCGCCGCGAGATCCGGGCGGCGTTCGGCGGTGACGCGCTCCGCTTCCGCGTGCCGCCACTCGGCGATCTTCTTGTGGTCGCCGGAGAGAAGCACGTCGGGAATTGTGCGGCCCTCCCACTCGCGCGGCTTCGTATACTGCGGATACTCGAGGAGCCCGCCCTCGAAGCTTTCCTCGCTCAGCGAGCCTTCAGCGCCGATCACGCCGGGCAAAAGGCGCACGCACGCGTCGATGAGCACCATGGCGGCAAGCTCGCCGCCCGACAGCACGTAGTCGCCGATCGAGACTTCGCGGATCTGCCGGGCGGCGAGCACGCGC of the Hyphomicrobium album genome contains:
- the rplS gene encoding 50S ribosomal protein L19, with translation MNVIQEIEREQMSAVTAKRGVPEFGPGDTVKVMVKVIEGDNVRTQAYEGVVIGRSGAGINENFTVRKISYGEGVERVFPVYSPYIAEIEVIRRGKVRRAKLYYLRGRRGKSARIAERSDARARRLNAAWKGFKKQKGEPDDLTQIKGIDADLAARLRQLNAIKLEQIANLSDDDIANLDETLQLGGRIEKDDWVGQAQTLITEASAAEVPAEEEAKA